In Hypomesus transpacificus isolate Combined female chromosome 25, fHypTra1, whole genome shotgun sequence, one DNA window encodes the following:
- the si:dkey-33c9.6 gene encoding active breakpoint cluster region-related protein codes for MDVYKEALNYLESCNISVEDEVYPELEEDVFHEDSYLHSPLQSDCVDLPDTPTLCSPEALLERRLTVLKAILESEQLYLSELETLLTPMKALKASAGTSQPVLSSQQVQTVFYQVPELRDLHRDFYTGLRSRLEAGMRPGPGPQPDQGAQVEQSQMETSGFVGDEAGGSEMKLEGGFQLTVGDLFLKMVSQLRVYRGFIDNYESAVEIVRRCTQNNQCFRKLSQSMMSCNGVDKIRTPYTFEALLYKPLDRITKTTLVLHDLLSTTPPDHQDHTVLQEALRLSRGFLSGLNEGSRCKREVTLSHAMRRQVIRDGFVVDVCEGGRNLRHLFLYTDLLLCVKMKGGATGKQTYYKFCWYLPLAGLKLQWGAETERSADTHLRIQTWQKYNCLTV; via the exons ATGGATGTTTATAAAGAAGCACTGAATTATCTGGAGTCGTGCAACATCTCCG TGGAGGATGAAGTATACCCTGAACTTGAGGAGGATGTATTCCATGAAGATTCTTACCTCCACTCACCTCTGCAGTCAGACTGTGTGGACTTACCCGACACACCT ACACTGTGCTCTCCAGAGGCCCTGTTGGAGAGGAGGCTTACCGTCCTGAAGGCTATCCTGGAGAGTGAACAGCTTTACCTCAGCGAACTGGAGACACTGCTcacg CCAATGAAAGCCTTGAAGGCTTCTGCAGGGACTTCTCAACCAGTCCTGTCGAGCCAGCAGGTCCAGACTGTCTTCTATCAAGTACCAGAACTCAGAGACCTGCACAGAGACTTCTACACTGGCCTCAGGtccaggctggaggctggaatGAGGCCCGGGCCTGGGCCTCAGCCAGACCAGGGAGCTCAAGTAGAACAAAGCCAGATGGAAACATCTGGTTTTGTGGGAGATGAAGCTGGTGGGTCGGAGATGAAGCTGGAAGGTGGCTTCCAGTTAACTGTTGGGGATTTGTTCCTGAAAATG gtAAGCCAGCTGCGTGTGTATCGAGGCTTCATAGATAACTATGAGAGTGCTGTGGAGATTGTGAGGAGGTGCACACAAAACAACCAGTGCTTCAGAAAACTGTCACAG AGTATGATGTCATGTAATGGAGTAGACAAAATTAGGACTCCTTACACCTTTGAAG CGCTTCTGTACAAACCTTTGGATCGTATCACCAAGACGACTTTAGTGTTACAT GACCTGCTGAGCACCACACCTCCAGACCACCAGGACCACACGGTACTGCAGGAAGCCCTGAGACTTTCACGAGGCTTCCTCTCCGGCCTCAACGAGGGCTCACGCTGCAAGCGAGAGGTCACACTCAGCCACGCCATG cgacGCCAGGTGATCCGTGATGGCTTcgtggtggatgtgtgtgagggagggcgTAACCTTCGTCACCTCTTCCTCTACACTGACCTGCTACTGTGTGTGAAGATGAAGGGCGGGGCGACAGG TAAGCAGACCTACTACAAGTTTTGTTGGTACCTGCCCCTGGCTGGTCTGAAACTGCAGTGGGGGGCAGAGACGGAGCGATCGGCCGACACACACCTGCGCATACAGACC